One window of the Eschrichtius robustus isolate mEscRob2 chromosome 13, mEscRob2.pri, whole genome shotgun sequence genome contains the following:
- the LOC137775481 gene encoding olfactory receptor 9K2-like produces MADRRTSNRSEVTDFILVGFRVRPELHILLFLLFLLVYAMILLGNVGMMVIIMTDPRLNTPMYFFLGNLSFIDLFCSSVIVPKAMINFLSESKSISFAGCVTQLFLFALFIVTEGFLLAAMAYDRFIAICSPLLYSMQMSTCLCAQLVAGSHFCGCISSILQTSMTFTLSFCASRAIDHFYCDTRPLERLSCFDLFIHKVVSFSLSGIIILPTIIVIIVSYLYIVSTVLKIPSPEGRKKAFSTCSSHLGVVGVLYGAVFFMYLTPDRYPELSKVASLCYTLVTPMLNPLIYSLRNKDVKEALRKILGEKIFLFNSICTVI; encoded by the coding sequence ATGGCTGACAGGAGAACAAGCAATCGCTCAGAAGTGACTGACTTCATTCTTGTAGGCTTCAGGGTCCGCCCAGAGCTCCACATTCTCCTCTTCCTGCTATTTCTGCTTGTCTATGCCATGATCCTTCTAGGGAATGTTGGCATGATGGTCATCATTATGACTGATCCCCGGCTGAACACGCCAATGTATTTCTTCCTGGGCAACCTCTCCTTCATTGATCTCTTCTGTTCATCTGTTATTGTACCCAAGGCGATGATCAACTTCTTGTCTGAGAGCAAGTCCATCTCCTTTGCAGGCTGTGTGACCCAGCTCTTTCTCTTTGCCCTCTTCATTGTGACtgagggatttctcctggcagcCATGGCTTACGACCGCTTCATTGCCATCTGCAGCCCACTCCTCTACTCTATGCAGATGTCAACATGTCTCTGTGCTCAGTTGGTGGCTGGTTCCCATTTTTGTGGCTGCATCAGCTCAATTCTTCAGACCAGCATGACATTTACTTTATCCTTTTGTGCTTCTCGGGCCATTGACCACTTTTACTGTGATACTCGCCCACTTGAGAGACTATCTTGTTTTGACCTCTTCATCCATAAAGTGGTTTCTTTCTCCTTATCTGGCATCATTATCTTGCCTACCATCATAGTTATTATTGTTTCTTATTTGTATATTGTGTCCACAGTTCTAAAGATACCCTCCCCTGAGGGACGTAAGAAAGCCTTCTCCACCTGCAGCTCTCACCTGGGAGTCGTGGGTGTACTGTATGGTGCTGTATTTTTTATGTATCTCACTCCTGACAGATATCCTGAGCTGAGTAAAGTGGCCTCATTATGTTACACCCTAGTCACTCCCATGTTGAATcctttgatttattctttgagAAACAAAGATGTCAAAGAGGCTCTGAGGAAGATCCTGGgggaaaagatatttttatttaattctatttgTACAGTAATATAA